One Streptomyces taklimakanensis DNA window includes the following coding sequences:
- a CDS encoding DUF2306 domain-containing protein — MAQNLETAPRTEPAPAAGAPRGALPDVSGAAVPDSAAPAATAWWRRPWVIPLAVVVLAFLVHVWPPYLGLDPEASLIPIRPDAAQHYPLLVAHIATGTIALLTVVPQLWPRLRRRHPAVHRWSGRLYVFAGALPSAILAFLITPLSMGPSVGTTLGGVLWLVTTVMGFVRAVQGRFVSHRMWMLYSFAFAINIVWGRVFVVVLETLHVQSQWVWAQVVGTAPWLGWVINLIAVQWWLNRTAGRPLKELV; from the coding sequence GTGGCGCAGAACCTGGAAACCGCCCCCCGCACCGAACCCGCCCCGGCCGCCGGGGCGCCCCGGGGGGCGCTCCCCGACGTGTCGGGGGCCGCCGTCCCCGACTCCGCCGCCCCGGCCGCCACCGCCTGGTGGCGGCGCCCGTGGGTGATCCCGTTGGCCGTCGTGGTCCTGGCGTTCCTCGTCCACGTGTGGCCGCCGTACCTGGGCCTGGACCCGGAGGCGTCGCTGATCCCCATCCGGCCCGACGCCGCGCAGCACTACCCGCTGCTGGTCGCCCACATCGCCACGGGGACGATCGCGCTGCTGACGGTCGTCCCACAGCTGTGGCCCCGGCTGCGCCGCCGGCACCCGGCCGTGCACCGCTGGTCCGGACGGCTCTACGTCTTCGCCGGCGCCCTGCCCTCCGCGATCCTCGCCTTCCTGATCACCCCGCTGTCGATGGGGCCCTCGGTCGGCACCACCCTCGGCGGTGTGCTGTGGCTGGTCACCACGGTGATGGGCTTCGTGCGCGCCGTCCAGGGCAGGTTCGTCTCCCACCGGATGTGGATGCTCTACAGCTTCGCGTTCGCCATCAACATCGTGTGGGGCCGCGTCTTCGTCGTGGTGCTCGAAACCCTCCACGTGCAGAGCCAGTGGGTGTGGGCGCAGGTGGTGGGCACCGCGCCGTGGCTGGGCTGGGTCATCAACCTCATCGCCGTGCAGTGGTGGCTCAACCGCACCGCCGGCCGCCCGCTGAAGGAACTCGTGTGA
- a CDS encoding tryptophan 2,3-dioxygenase family protein, with translation MSAGSEAAAVVGGTTAAPAAPSTTYSSYLELGTVLRAQHPRTDAHEELLFIIVHQAHELWFKQLIAEFAELRRALADGDTARALQCLHRSGTVFRVLIGHLDVLETMTPGQFAAFRHRLDGSGFQSAQFREIETVLGARDHDVPLRYPEGSAERKRLRAALGAPSVFDAYLSYLALGGYRVPAELLDRDVSRPLEASPELTEVLRTVYRENGVATRLAEGLVDIDQLLQEWRYRHVTMVARTIGGRSGTGGTAGAAYVRAGLFKTMFPWLWAVRN, from the coding sequence GTGAGCGCCGGCAGCGAGGCCGCGGCGGTCGTCGGCGGCACGACCGCCGCACCGGCCGCCCCTTCCACCACCTACTCCTCCTACCTCGAACTCGGCACGGTCCTGCGGGCCCAGCACCCGCGGACCGACGCGCACGAGGAGTTGCTGTTCATCATCGTCCACCAGGCGCACGAGCTGTGGTTCAAGCAGCTGATCGCCGAGTTCGCGGAGCTGCGGCGCGCCCTGGCCGACGGCGACACCGCCCGCGCCCTGCAGTGCCTGCACCGTTCGGGAACGGTCTTCCGCGTGCTGATCGGGCACCTCGACGTGCTGGAGACCATGACGCCGGGCCAGTTCGCGGCCTTCCGCCACCGGCTCGACGGCAGCGGGTTCCAGTCCGCGCAGTTCCGCGAGATCGAGACGGTGCTGGGCGCACGCGACCACGACGTGCCGCTCCGGTATCCCGAGGGCAGTGCGGAGCGGAAGCGGCTGCGGGCCGCGCTGGGGGCGCCGTCCGTCTTCGACGCGTACCTGTCCTACCTGGCGCTCGGCGGCTACCGGGTGCCGGCGGAGCTGCTGGACCGCGACGTCTCGCGGCCCCTTGAGGCCTCGCCGGAGCTGACGGAGGTACTGCGCACGGTCTACCGCGAGAACGGCGTGGCCACCCGGCTCGCCGAAGGGCTGGTCGACATCGACCAGCTGCTCCAGGAATGGCGCTACCGGCACGTGACCATGGTCGCCCGCACCATCGGCGGCAGGTCCGGAACCGGTGGAACGGCGGGCGCCGCCTACGTGCGCGCCGGCCTGTTCAAGACGATGTTCCCCTGGCTGTGGGCGGTGCGGAACTGA
- a CDS encoding FAD-dependent oxidoreductase, with protein sequence MSTAVTGRPATPAPPGTPEYDSAGRVFNEAAPARPAAAVTARTVEDVRAAVAYAADRGMPLRVHTTGHSAGAAGPMDGSLLVRTRLAGGVRIDAERRTARVPAGTTWSEVVAAATPHGLAAPHGTSGTVGVVGYLLRGGVSLYGRRVGLAANALRAVEVVTADGALRRVDADHDPELFWALRGGGGGFGVVTAVEFALFPAAEVVTGAAFWAGRHAERLLELWCAWAREAPREAATSFRIMNLPRIPEIPAELSAAPVVCVAGAVLAPGRSDAPAARRAAEELLAPLRAVARPLEDTWRPGTPADVPSAHMDPSGPVNVLGDHMLLRELDGSGTAAFLDAAGPGSSSPLVAAELRQLGGALAEPAAAGGALDHLAAAYAWMGAGLPELFPAERVRGHLDRVRAALGPWDTGRTAPTFVESAHQPQRHLDTGTLAAVSRVRDRVDPRGLFRQDVMPQTTIARSP encoded by the coding sequence GTGAGCACGGCGGTCACCGGGCGCCCGGCGACACCGGCCCCTCCCGGCACCCCCGAGTACGACAGCGCCGGCCGCGTGTTCAACGAGGCGGCACCGGCTCGGCCCGCCGCCGCCGTCACCGCCCGCACCGTCGAGGACGTGCGGGCCGCGGTCGCGTACGCGGCGGACCGGGGCATGCCCCTGCGCGTCCACACCACCGGACACTCGGCGGGCGCGGCCGGCCCGATGGACGGCAGCCTGCTCGTCCGCACCCGTCTGGCCGGCGGCGTCCGGATCGACGCCGAGCGCCGGACGGCCCGCGTGCCCGCCGGAACCACCTGGTCGGAGGTCGTGGCGGCGGCGACGCCGCACGGGCTGGCCGCGCCCCACGGCACCTCCGGGACCGTCGGCGTCGTCGGCTACCTGCTGCGCGGGGGCGTGAGCCTGTACGGCAGACGGGTGGGGCTGGCGGCCAACGCGCTCCGGGCCGTCGAGGTCGTCACGGCCGACGGCGCCCTGCGCCGGGTCGACGCCGACCACGACCCCGAGCTGTTCTGGGCGCTGCGCGGCGGGGGCGGGGGCTTCGGCGTGGTGACGGCGGTCGAGTTCGCCCTCTTCCCGGCCGCCGAGGTCGTCACCGGCGCCGCGTTCTGGGCCGGCCGGCACGCCGAACGCCTGTTGGAGCTGTGGTGCGCCTGGGCCCGGGAGGCGCCCCGCGAGGCGGCGACCTCCTTCCGGATCATGAACCTGCCCCGGATCCCGGAGATCCCGGCCGAGCTGAGCGCCGCACCGGTGGTGTGCGTGGCGGGCGCCGTGCTCGCCCCCGGGCGGTCGGACGCACCGGCCGCCCGGCGCGCCGCCGAGGAGCTGCTCGCCCCGCTGCGCGCGGTCGCCCGCCCGCTGGAGGACACCTGGCGTCCCGGCACCCCGGCCGACGTCCCGTCGGCCCACATGGACCCGTCGGGCCCCGTCAACGTCCTCGGCGACCACATGCTGCTGCGGGAGTTGGACGGAAGCGGCACCGCCGCGTTCCTGGACGCCGCGGGCCCCGGCTCGTCGTCGCCGCTGGTCGCGGCCGAACTGCGCCAACTCGGCGGGGCGCTGGCCGAGCCCGCCGCGGCGGGCGGAGCGCTCGACCACCTGGCCGCCGCGTACGCCTGGATGGGAGCGGGGCTGCCCGAGCTGTTCCCGGCGGAGCGCGTCAGGGGCCACCTGGACCGGGTGCGCGCCGCGCTCGGCCCGTGGGACACCGGCCGCACGGCACCGACGTTCGTGGAGAGCGCCCACCAGCCGCAGCGGCACCTGGACACCGGGACGCTCGCCGCGGTCTCCCGCGTCCGCGACCGTGTCGACCCCCGCGGTCTGTTCCGGCAGGACGTCATGCCCCAGACGACGATTGCGAGGTCCCCGTGA
- a CDS encoding SDR family oxidoreductase: MSTLLRDKVVVVSGVGPGLGRSLALRAAHAGADVVLAARTESVLAETAAEVEATGRRALAVPTDITDEPAVHALVKAAVDTFGRVDGLVNNAFAVPPMTPLADVRIEDVRSGFETNVYAALRTTRLFAPALAESGGSVVMINSVAVRHSKPLFGAYKMAKASLLALAQSLSTELGPRGVRVNTVAPGYIWAPALRGYFAHLANERGVSERQVYDEVAAGLDLRRLPEPDEIADSVVFLLSDLSRAVTGQCLDVNGGEYHH; encoded by the coding sequence GTGAGCACACTGCTGCGCGACAAGGTCGTGGTGGTCTCGGGCGTGGGACCGGGGCTGGGCCGGTCGCTGGCCCTGCGGGCCGCGCACGCCGGCGCGGACGTCGTCCTGGCCGCGCGGACCGAGTCCGTGCTGGCCGAGACGGCCGCGGAGGTGGAGGCCACCGGCCGGCGCGCCCTGGCCGTACCGACCGACATCACCGACGAGCCCGCCGTCCACGCCCTGGTCAAGGCGGCCGTGGACACCTTCGGCCGGGTGGACGGCCTGGTCAACAACGCCTTCGCCGTGCCGCCCATGACCCCGCTGGCCGACGTGCGCATCGAGGACGTGCGGTCCGGCTTCGAGACCAACGTGTACGCCGCGCTGCGCACCACCCGGCTGTTCGCCCCCGCCCTCGCGGAGAGCGGCGGATCGGTCGTGATGATCAACTCCGTGGCCGTCCGCCACTCCAAACCCCTGTTCGGCGCCTACAAGATGGCCAAGGCGAGCCTGCTGGCCCTCGCGCAGAGCCTGTCGACCGAACTGGGGCCGCGGGGTGTGCGGGTCAACACCGTCGCGCCGGGCTACATCTGGGCGCCGGCCCTGCGGGGGTACTTCGCGCACCTGGCGAACGAGCGCGGCGTCTCGGAGCGGCAGGTCTACGACGAGGTGGCGGCCGGTCTGGACCTGCGCAGGCTGCCCGAGCCGGACGAGATCGCCGACAGCGTGGTCTTCCTGCTGTCCGACCTGTCCCGGGCCGTCACCGGGCAGTGCCTCGACGTCAACGGGGGCGAGTACCACCACTGA
- a CDS encoding extracellular solute-binding protein: MTDEVVLDVWLNDYPVVPLFLSETRKLAEEFGRTHPGVRVEVRGIDHLRLPEEVARAAREGRPPAIVQNFYTSTQLARDLRAADGSPLFTSVERAIAGREEILGVPVRLDDLVTAARDYYTFGDDGLFALPPLTSTTLLYANTTLLEAAGVDRIPRTWEEVTAACEAVARLGSGPAHGITWPNHGWLFQQAVAQQGALLADPDNGRAGRAGTVGLDSPAMLRFARWWQELHVAGHYHYTGLRSAGDDTYPAWELNHRAFAEQRVAMVLSTSVEADRMVRSGLDAGFAVEAAPMPRPGGVPYAGNVIGGDSLWLTAGLEPAALDAALAFLLTFLTPGNAATRHKTSGFVPVTESARALLEDEGWFDENPHHRVALDQLAAGDRSVAARGALLGDFVSIQDAMTAAMHDVLTAGADPAVRFGQATAEAQRLLDDYNAHCLGHAPGPRGPHRFRVG, from the coding sequence ATGACCGACGAGGTCGTCCTGGACGTCTGGCTCAACGACTACCCGGTCGTTCCGCTCTTCCTGAGCGAGACCAGGAAGCTGGCCGAGGAGTTCGGCCGGACGCACCCCGGGGTGCGGGTGGAGGTCCGCGGGATCGACCACCTGCGGCTGCCGGAGGAGGTCGCCCGCGCCGCGCGCGAGGGACGCCCGCCGGCCATCGTGCAGAACTTCTACACCTCCACCCAACTGGCCAGGGACCTGCGGGCCGCCGACGGCTCACCGCTGTTCACCTCCGTGGAGCGGGCCATCGCCGGCCGCGAGGAGATCCTGGGCGTGCCGGTGCGGCTCGACGACCTGGTGACGGCCGCCCGCGACTACTACACGTTCGGCGACGACGGGCTGTTCGCCCTGCCGCCGCTGACCTCGACGACGCTGCTGTACGCCAACACCACGCTGCTGGAGGCCGCGGGGGTGGACCGGATCCCCCGCACCTGGGAGGAGGTCACCGCGGCCTGCGAGGCCGTCGCGCGGCTCGGCTCCGGCCCCGCCCACGGCATCACCTGGCCCAACCACGGCTGGCTGTTCCAGCAGGCGGTCGCCCAGCAGGGCGCCCTGCTCGCCGACCCGGACAACGGCCGCGCCGGCCGCGCCGGCACCGTCGGGCTGGACTCGCCCGCGATGCTCCGCTTCGCCCGGTGGTGGCAGGAGCTGCACGTGGCCGGCCACTACCACTACACGGGCCTGCGGTCGGCCGGCGACGACACCTACCCGGCGTGGGAGCTCAACCACCGAGCCTTCGCCGAGCAGCGGGTCGCCATGGTGCTCAGCACCTCGGTGGAGGCCGACCGCATGGTCCGGTCGGGGCTCGACGCGGGGTTCGCCGTCGAGGCCGCCCCGATGCCGCGCCCGGGCGGCGTCCCGTACGCGGGCAACGTCATCGGCGGGGACTCGCTGTGGCTGACCGCCGGCCTGGAGCCCGCAGCCCTCGACGCCGCGCTGGCCTTCCTCCTGACCTTCCTGACGCCCGGGAACGCCGCGACCCGTCACAAGACCAGCGGGTTCGTCCCGGTCACCGAGTCGGCACGGGCCCTGCTGGAGGACGAGGGATGGTTCGACGAGAACCCGCACCACCGGGTGGCCCTCGACCAACTGGCGGCGGGCGACCGCTCGGTCGCCGCCCGCGGCGCGCTGCTGGGCGACTTCGTCTCGATCCAGGACGCCATGACGGCGGCGATGCACGACGTGCTCACCGCCGGGGCGGACCCCGCGGTGCGGTTCGGGCAGGCCACCGCCGAGGCGCAGCGGCTGCTCGACGACTACAACGCCCACTGCCTCGGGCACGCGCCCGGGCCGCGCGGACCGCACCGGTTCAGGGTCGGCTGA
- a CDS encoding acyl-CoA dehydrogenase family protein, with amino-acid sequence MSTATLTTGAGGASAPPEPDLTRDEVVRRAEALARTLVDRQAETEERTYYAPDTHEEFARAGLYRILVPRRYGGYEFGVETFMRVAQALARGCPSTGWMYTLGAAHALAVASIFEERAQAEIFAGGDFVSPATITPAGRARRAPDGGWIIDGTFPYCSGAPYATHFIGHTTVEPDDGGEPELLLFIAPRDQWTLVDDWGRQLGLKGSGSHSVSFAGGHIPEHFALPGTHLSEIDVTRGTPGRRLHGNPEYGGGPLSSMLLESASLAVGMAQGALDAYEDLMRTRKTIFTRVTRAEDPDYQLWYGQAAGMIATAEAAVHEAARRWSATCAEGPEAFTREADLRLAAVCREVVRLAWEAVEGHLFPTAGSSAVRAGERVERVWRDMSTLHSHAGIGVLLRGTATREYARARFGAAEGARP; translated from the coding sequence ATGAGCACCGCAACCCTCACCACCGGGGCCGGCGGCGCCTCAGCGCCGCCGGAGCCCGACCTGACCCGGGACGAGGTCGTCCGGCGGGCCGAGGCGCTGGCCCGCACCCTGGTCGACCGCCAGGCCGAGACCGAGGAGCGCACGTACTACGCGCCCGACACGCACGAGGAGTTCGCCCGGGCGGGCCTGTACCGGATCCTGGTCCCGCGCCGGTACGGCGGGTACGAGTTCGGCGTCGAGACCTTCATGCGGGTCGCCCAGGCGCTCGCCCGCGGCTGCCCCTCCACCGGCTGGATGTACACCCTGGGCGCCGCGCACGCGCTGGCGGTCGCCTCGATCTTCGAGGAGCGGGCCCAGGCGGAGATCTTCGCCGGGGGCGACTTCGTCAGCCCGGCGACCATCACACCGGCGGGCAGGGCGCGCCGCGCCCCGGACGGCGGCTGGATCATCGACGGGACCTTCCCCTACTGCTCCGGCGCCCCGTACGCCACGCACTTCATCGGCCACACCACCGTGGAGCCCGACGACGGCGGCGAGCCGGAGCTGCTGCTCTTCATCGCGCCCCGCGACCAGTGGACGCTCGTGGACGACTGGGGGCGCCAGCTCGGCCTCAAGGGCAGCGGCTCGCACAGCGTCTCCTTCGCGGGCGGCCACATCCCCGAGCACTTCGCCCTGCCGGGCACGCACCTGAGCGAGATCGACGTGACACGCGGGACCCCGGGGCGCCGGCTGCACGGCAACCCCGAGTACGGCGGCGGCCCGCTCAGCTCCATGTTGCTGGAGTCCGCCTCGCTGGCGGTGGGAATGGCGCAGGGCGCGCTGGACGCCTACGAGGACCTCATGCGGACGCGGAAGACCATCTTCACTCGGGTCACCCGGGCCGAGGACCCCGACTACCAGCTCTGGTACGGGCAGGCCGCCGGGATGATCGCCACCGCCGAGGCCGCCGTGCACGAGGCGGCCCGCCGGTGGAGCGCGACGTGTGCCGAGGGGCCCGAGGCGTTCACCCGGGAGGCGGACCTGCGCCTGGCGGCCGTCTGCCGCGAGGTCGTCCGGCTCGCCTGGGAGGCCGTGGAGGGGCACCTGTTCCCCACCGCCGGATCCAGTGCCGTGCGCGCGGGCGAGCGCGTCGAGCGCGTCTGGCGCGACATGTCGACGCTGCACAGCCACGCCGGCATCGGCGTCCTGTTGCGCGGCACGGCCACCCGTGAGTACGCCCGGGCGCGCTTCGGGGCCGCGGAAGGCGCCCGGCCGTGA
- a CDS encoding FAD-binding oxidoreductase, whose product MNSAAATVLADTVSGTVVLPGDSAYEELRNVFSHKGAPEVIVRCDGTEDVRAAVLFAREHGLRISVRSGGHSNAGLSTDDGGIVIDLSRLNTVEPVDAGRGLVRVGPGATWIEVADRLQEHGLAFSSGDTTTVGVGGNLLGGGIGWMVRRTGLALDNLVSAQVVTADGRVVRADAEENADLFWALRGGGGNFGVVTSFEITAHPCGPVHFGSITYPADEAARVVKGWLRHMRTAPDELTSHIALFPSFGGDPAPVTVLVCHCGDAEAAEAAIAPLLELGTPEGKDIDRVPYPTILEEPGELPPDWQPTVRSRFVREAGDEFVDTLLEGARSFDSLFVELRSMGGAVGRVPADATAFAHRDAEVMINTAKLGTRAENLEAEPALARFWKSLAPYTRGAYSNFLSELDADDMAAVYPPSTYARLQKVKDAYDPENLFSRNVNVAPSAGN is encoded by the coding sequence ATGAATTCCGCCGCGGCAACCGTCCTGGCCGACACCGTCTCGGGCACCGTCGTCCTGCCCGGTGACAGTGCCTACGAGGAGTTGCGCAACGTCTTCTCGCACAAGGGGGCGCCGGAGGTGATCGTCCGGTGCGACGGCACCGAGGACGTCCGTGCCGCGGTGCTCTTCGCCCGTGAGCACGGACTCAGGATCTCCGTCCGCAGCGGCGGCCACAGCAACGCGGGCCTGAGCACGGACGACGGCGGCATCGTCATCGACCTGTCGCGGCTGAACACCGTCGAACCGGTCGACGCCGGGCGCGGCCTGGTGCGTGTGGGGCCGGGCGCCACCTGGATCGAGGTGGCCGACCGCCTCCAGGAGCACGGGCTGGCCTTCTCCTCCGGCGACACCACCACGGTGGGCGTGGGCGGCAACCTGCTGGGCGGCGGCATCGGATGGATGGTGCGCAGGACCGGGCTGGCCCTGGACAACCTGGTCTCGGCGCAGGTGGTCACCGCCGACGGGCGCGTCGTGCGCGCCGACGCCGAGGAGAACGCCGACCTGTTCTGGGCGCTGCGCGGCGGGGGCGGCAACTTCGGCGTCGTGACCTCCTTCGAGATCACCGCCCACCCCTGCGGACCGGTCCACTTCGGCAGCATCACCTACCCGGCGGACGAGGCGGCCCGGGTCGTCAAGGGCTGGCTCCGCCACATGCGCACCGCGCCCGACGAACTGACTTCGCACATCGCGCTGTTCCCCTCCTTCGGCGGCGACCCGGCGCCGGTGACCGTGCTCGTGTGCCACTGCGGCGACGCGGAGGCGGCCGAGGCCGCCATCGCCCCCCTGCTGGAACTCGGCACGCCGGAGGGCAAGGACATCGACCGCGTGCCCTACCCGACGATCCTCGAGGAGCCGGGCGAGCTGCCCCCCGACTGGCAGCCCACGGTCCGCAGCCGCTTCGTCCGCGAAGCCGGTGACGAGTTCGTCGACACGCTGCTGGAGGGCGCGCGCTCCTTCGACAGCCTCTTCGTGGAGCTGCGCAGCATGGGCGGCGCGGTCGGACGTGTCCCGGCGGACGCGACCGCCTTCGCGCACCGCGATGCCGAGGTGATGATCAACACCGCGAAGCTCGGCACGCGCGCCGAGAACCTGGAGGCCGAGCCGGCCCTGGCCCGCTTCTGGAAGTCCCTGGCCCCGTACACGCGGGGCGCCTACAGCAACTTCCTCAGCGAGCTGGACGCGGACGACATGGCGGCCGTCTACCCGCCGTCGACCTACGCGCGGCTCCAGAAGGTCAAGGACGCGTACGACCCGGAGAACCTGTTCTCCCGCAACGTCAACGTCGCACCCTCCGCCGGGAACTGA
- a CDS encoding 4-hydroxyphenylacetate 3-hydroxylase family protein, whose protein sequence is MAEERRRTRPFTGDEYVESLRDGREVYIYGERVGDVTTHPAFRNPIRMTARLYDALHDPDRRDALTTPTDTGSDGYTHRFFTTPRSVEDLVAGQRAIAEWSRIGYGWMGRSPDYKASFLGTLGANADFYGPFADNARRWYRESQEKVLYWNHAIVHPPVDRSLPPDRVRDVFVHVEEETDAGLVVSGAKVVATGSALTHYNFIAHYGLPVKEREFALVATIPMDAPGLKLICRASYTAAAAMIGSPFDYPLSSRLDENDTILVMDRVLVPWENVFIYGDLGKVQMFTAKSGFPERFTFHGCTRLAVKLEFLAGLLAKALEVTGTGDFRGVQSRLGEVLAWRNLFWGLSDAAARNPVPWRNGALLPNPQYGMAYRWFMQIGYPRIKEIIQQDVASGLVYVNSSADDFANPSIRPYLDKYVRGSGGTDAEGRVKLMKLLWDAVGTEFGGRHELYERNYAGNHENTRLETLFAQTVSGQLDQYKSFVDDCMSEYDLNGWTVPDLDSFDELRKTASEALNA, encoded by the coding sequence ATGGCTGAGGAGCGACGCAGGACACGGCCGTTCACGGGTGACGAGTACGTGGAGAGCCTGCGTGACGGCCGCGAGGTCTACATCTACGGGGAGCGGGTCGGGGACGTCACGACGCACCCCGCCTTCCGCAACCCGATCCGCATGACCGCGCGGCTCTACGACGCCCTGCACGACCCGGACAGACGGGACGCCCTCACCACCCCGACCGACACCGGCAGCGACGGCTACACGCACCGGTTCTTCACCACCCCGCGCTCGGTCGAGGACCTCGTGGCCGGCCAGCGGGCCATCGCCGAGTGGTCGCGGATCGGCTACGGGTGGATGGGACGCAGCCCCGACTACAAGGCGTCCTTCCTCGGCACGCTCGGCGCCAACGCCGACTTCTACGGCCCCTTCGCGGACAACGCGCGCCGCTGGTACCGGGAGTCCCAGGAGAAGGTCCTCTACTGGAACCACGCGATCGTGCACCCGCCCGTCGACCGCAGCCTGCCGCCGGACCGGGTCAGGGACGTCTTCGTCCACGTGGAGGAGGAGACGGACGCCGGACTCGTGGTCAGCGGCGCCAAGGTCGTGGCCACCGGCTCCGCGCTGACCCACTACAACTTCATCGCCCACTACGGGCTGCCCGTCAAGGAACGCGAGTTCGCGCTGGTCGCCACCATCCCGATGGACGCTCCCGGGCTGAAGCTGATCTGCCGCGCGTCCTACACCGCCGCGGCGGCCATGATCGGCAGCCCGTTCGACTACCCCCTGAGCTCCCGGCTCGACGAGAACGACACCATCCTCGTCATGGACCGGGTGCTGGTCCCCTGGGAGAACGTCTTCATCTACGGGGACCTGGGCAAGGTCCAGATGTTCACCGCCAAGTCCGGCTTCCCCGAGCGCTTCACCTTCCACGGGTGCACGCGCCTGGCGGTCAAGCTGGAGTTCCTGGCCGGGCTGCTGGCCAAAGCGCTCGAGGTGACCGGCACCGGCGACTTCCGCGGCGTGCAGAGCCGGCTGGGGGAGGTCCTGGCCTGGCGCAACCTGTTCTGGGGCCTGTCGGACGCCGCGGCCCGCAACCCCGTTCCGTGGCGGAACGGCGCGCTGCTGCCCAACCCGCAGTACGGGATGGCCTACCGCTGGTTCATGCAGATCGGCTATCCGCGGATCAAGGAGATCATCCAGCAGGACGTGGCCAGCGGACTCGTCTACGTGAACTCCAGCGCCGACGACTTCGCCAACCCGAGCATCCGCCCCTACCTGGACAAGTACGTGCGGGGCTCGGGCGGGACGGACGCCGAGGGCCGGGTCAAGCTCATGAAGCTGCTGTGGGACGCGGTGGGGACCGAGTTCGGCGGTCGCCACGAGCTGTACGAGCGCAACTACGCCGGCAACCACGAGAACACCCGTCTGGAGACGCTGTTCGCACAGACCGTCAGCGGACAGCTCGACCAGTACAAGAGC